The DNA region TTGCAGTGTATATAGGGAAATTTATAATTCTCAGCTTTCAAAGGGGAGTGATACAGATGAACAGTAATTTAGTAAGATTATTTAAATACATTGCAAAGTATAAAGTATATATGTTTATGGCCCTTATATGTGCACTTATCAGTAATGTTTTAATAGCTTTTATTCCTTTTATTGTAGGAAAGGGAATAAATAATATTATAGGAAAAGGAAGTGTAGATTTTAGTAATCTTTTAAAAGTTATAATTATTTTAGGTATAGTATATATAATCAGTGCCTTATTTACATGGATATTTACGATTATAGCTAATATTGTGGCTTTTAATACTGTTAGGGATATAAGAAACCAGGCCTTTAGTAAAATTGGTACGCTGCCACTTAAATATTTTGATGGAAATGCACACGGAGATATAATGAGCAGACTTACCAATGATATAGATTCTATTTCAGATGGTCTATTTCAAGGAATAACTCAATTTTATCCTGGAATTATAACTATAACAAGCTCAATTATATTGATGCTGGCATTAAGTGTAAAAATAACTATAATAATTATAGTTATGACACCTTTGTGTTTTTTAGTAGCTTCATTTATTACTGGGAGAACAAATAAAATGTTTAAAGAACAGCAAAAAACTGTTGGAGAATTAAATGGCTATATTGAAGAGATTATTGGAAATCAAAAGGTAGTTAAGGCCTTCGGTTATGAAAAGAGATCAGAGAAAAAATTTAATGAGATTAATAAAAGGCTTTATAAATGCGGTCAACAAGCACAGTTTTATTCATCCTTAACAAATCCAGGAACCAGATATGTAAATAATATTACATATGCTTTAGTTGGAATAGTGGGGGGCTTGCTATCGGTTTTAAGCGGTCTTAGTGTAGGTACAATTTCAAGCTTTTTAACTTATTCCACACAATTTTCACAGCCAATAAACAATGTGACCAGTGTGGCAACACAGCTTCAGGCGGCTCTTGCCTCCTGTGAAAGAGTATTCTCTGTAATAGATGAAATGCCTGAAGTATCCGATGCAGAAAATACTAAGGAAATTACAAAGTGTAATGGAAATATAAGCTTTGACAATGTATCATTTTCATATACTAGTGAAGTTCCATTGATTAATGATTTTAGTGCAGGAATAAAAGAAGGAAGTACTATTGCCATAGTTGGGCCTACAGGTGCAGGGAAAACTACTATGGTAAATTTACTTATGAGATTTTATGATATAAATAAGGGTAAAATATTTATTGATGGAACTGATATATATGAAATTAAAAGAGATAATCTTAGAAGTTTATTCGGAATGGTGCTTCAAGATACCTGGCTATTTGAAGGTACCATAAGGGACAATATTGCCTATGGAAAGGAAAATGCAACTCAAAGCGAAATTGAAGCTGCAGCAAAAGCTGCCTATATTGATAGCTTCATTGAAAAACTTCCAGAAGGTTATGATACTATTATTACAGAATCTGGGTCAAATCTTTCAGAAGGACAAAAGCAGCTGTTAACTATAGCCAGAGTAATGATTATAGATCCTCCAATGCTTATACTTGATGAGGCAACCAGCAGTGTTGATACCAGAACAGAATTAAAAATACAAAGCGCCTTTCTTTCCATGATGAAAGGACGAACAAGTTTTGTCATAGCTCATAGGCTTTCTACTATTCGTGATGCAGATGTAATTTTAGTAATGAATAATGGAGAAATTATTGAAAGGGGAAATCATGAAGAATTATTAGAAAGAGGAGGCTTTTATGCTAAACTCTATGAAAGTCAGTTTAAAAATGCTGAGGAGGCAATTTAAAAATTTTTGATTTGATGTTTTCTTATCATATTTTAAGTATAAATAGATGAAATGATATTTTTATCATTGGTTTTGTTATAAATGAATCTTACTTAGTGAGAGTTTGTACTCCCACTAAGTTTAGATAAATTATACAAGGGCGTGCTGATGTTATTGTGTATTTAATTGTAGACAAAATAAAATTTGTCTATAATTTATGTTAATTAAGTAAAAACTAATTTCAAATCTATTATAAGATCTTCAAAAATACTTACTTTTATTTCATCAATTTCCGTATATATTTCAGGTCTGCCGTACCGTTTATTTTTTTGTAATGTAAATATACTTAGGAACTTACCTTCAGGCTCTATTATCCAATATTCCTTTACTCCAGCCTTTTCATATTTATTAAATTTTAGAACTTTATCATTTCTTATAGTAGATGGTGAACACACTTCAATAATTAGGTCTGGAACTCCAAAGTATC from Clostridium pasteurianum BC1 includes:
- a CDS encoding ABC transporter ATP-binding protein, with product MNSNLVRLFKYIAKYKVYMFMALICALISNVLIAFIPFIVGKGINNIIGKGSVDFSNLLKVIIILGIVYIISALFTWIFTIIANIVAFNTVRDIRNQAFSKIGTLPLKYFDGNAHGDIMSRLTNDIDSISDGLFQGITQFYPGIITITSSIILMLALSVKITIIIIVMTPLCFLVASFITGRTNKMFKEQQKTVGELNGYIEEIIGNQKVVKAFGYEKRSEKKFNEINKRLYKCGQQAQFYSSLTNPGTRYVNNITYALVGIVGGLLSVLSGLSVGTISSFLTYSTQFSQPINNVTSVATQLQAALASCERVFSVIDEMPEVSDAENTKEITKCNGNISFDNVSFSYTSEVPLINDFSAGIKEGSTIAIVGPTGAGKTTMVNLLMRFYDINKGKIFIDGTDIYEIKRDNLRSLFGMVLQDTWLFEGTIRDNIAYGKENATQSEIEAAAKAAYIDSFIEKLPEGYDTIITESGSNLSEGQKQLLTIARVMIIDPPMLILDEATSSVDTRTELKIQSAFLSMMKGRTSFVIAHRLSTIRDADVILVMNNGEIIERGNHEELLERGGFYAKLYESQFKNAEEAI